The following coding sequences lie in one Lolium perenne isolate Kyuss_39 chromosome 2, Kyuss_2.0, whole genome shotgun sequence genomic window:
- the LOC127333729 gene encoding cyclin-P2-1-like, with protein sequence MALAADSAVLDRDEKGNPRALRLFAWLVEAESLYCAAAASRPAETDLVRTFRGGATPDVRIVDFLELIQRYLHCEGSIYVLAAAHLTRFMRSCAAREAGIRIEPSTAHRLVSVALLVAGKFASAPYLPNSQKVLPVCSRQSIRPAEFAALERSFLRAIDYRLFVSDEEFLKFCGRLEDAPRRCKKRKAAPVEEPRRVRASPGITAS encoded by the coding sequence ATGGCGCTCGCGGCAGACTCCGCCGTCCTGGACCGCGACGAGAAGGGCAACCCTCGTGCGCTCCGCCTGTTCGCCTGGCTCGTGGAGGCCGAGTCTCTctactgcgccgccgccgcctcccggccCGCCGAGACCGACCTCGTCAGGACCTTCCGTGGCGGCGCGACCCCGGACGTCCGGATCGTCGACTTCCTGGAACTCATCCAGCGCTACCTCCACTGCGAGGGAAGCATCTACGTCCTCGCGGCGGCGCACCTGACCCGCTTCATGCGTAGCTGCGCCGCCCGCGAGGCGGGGATCCGGATCGAGCCGTCCACGGCGCACCGCCTTGTGTCCGTGGCGCTCCTCGTCGCCGGCAAGTTCGCGAGCGCTCCGTACCTGCCCAATAGCCAGAAGGTGCTCCCGGTGTGCTCGCGGCAGTCCATCCGGCCGGCCGAGTTCGCCGCGCTCGAGCGGTCCTTCCTTCGCGCTATCGACTACCGCCTATTCGTCAGTGACGAGGAGTTCCTCAAGTTCTGCGGCCGCCTCGAGGACGCGCCGCGGCGCTGCAAgaagaggaaggcggcgccggTGGAGGAGCCCCGCCGTGTCCGCGCTTCGCCCGGCATCACGGCCTCTTGA
- the LOC127333727 gene encoding uncharacterized protein: MARGMGNKASTAEGKEKSLQGEETPSESRKEAHFEMEEETSSGSEWDMDSDSDLEIVEEEEDDDDDDENEEEVVTHVLAPAEGSPCLNSAVLPAAVLGNYGLLSVLCETPSGFAIFSYHGSKIVKPDGCQKIWADFVGKIKANVWLKGFQTFEDKASAINSSTGVSEALAAMIRKHMVLRGQTLAVGNQDYRRIIEKDLGIPCLYGPAVEELMWGLKFQMRKLVPAENPELINEDRLPMSAGMQCFLNLHRLEVKPDMMVTKRIIEMAGVIYECDFRVNKYKDNYILCGAAEHIKKISHIDTGGWDLMKLATAVKMICYPEEKIEAATRLFRIQQLKRFSDDAPKYKRKIMKVPCLEIYNEMYNARKMRLDAAKVLLDLLKRAEKAYEAENAFEAARDHKIGPLATSP; encoded by the exons ATGGCGAGGGGTATGGGGAATAAGGCCTCGACGGCGGAGGGAAAGGAGAAGTCGCTGCAGGGCGAGGAGACGCCCTCGGAGTCGAGGAAGGAGGCGCACTTTGAGATGGAGGAGGAaacgtcctcgggctcggagtggGATATGGACTCGGACAGCGACTTGGAGatcgtggaggaggaagaagatgatgacgacgacgatgagaaTGAGGAGGAGGTTGTGACACACGTGCTGGCGCCTGCGGAGGGGAGTCCAT GCTTGAATTCTGCTGTTTTACCAGCCGCCGTTTTGGGGAATTATGGTTTGCTCTCGGTGCTCTGTGAGACGCCCTCTGGCTTTGCAATTTTCAGTTACCACGGGAGCAAGATCGTTAAACCAGATGGCTGCCAG AAAATCTGGGCAGACTTCGTCGGCAAAATAAAA GCCAATGTTTGGCTGAAAGGCTTTCAAACTTTTGAGGACAAGGCCAGCGCCATTAATTCAAGCACTGGTGTCAGTGAAGCGCTTGCTGCAATGATCCGGAAACATATGGTTCTCCGTGGGCAGACACTAGCTGTTGGAAATCAAGATTACAGAAGAATCATTGAGAAAGACTTG GGCATACCCTGCCTGTATGGTCCTGCTGTGGAGGAGTTGATGTGGGGCTTGAAGTTTCAGATGCGGAAGTTGGTGCCTGCGGAAAATCCAGAGCTGATTAACGAGGATCGCCTCCCGATGAGTGCAGGAATGCAGTGTTTCCTGAATTTGCATCGCCTTGAAGTCAAACCAGATATGATG GTTACTAAacgtatcattgagatggcaggcGTCATATACGAGTGTGATTTTCGTGTGAACAAATATAAAGATAATTACATTTTGTGCGGTGCTGCTGAGCACATTAAGAAAATTTCCCACATCGATACTGGTGGCTGGGATCTAATGAAACTTGCGACCGCGGTTAAGATGATATGTTACCCTGAAGAAAAAATTGAAGCTGCCACACGG ctGTTCCGAATACAACAGTTGAAGAGGTTCAGCGATGATGCACCTAAATATAAGCGTAAAATCATGAAGGTGCCTTGCTTGGAAATCTATAATGAAATGTACAATGCCCGTAAAATGAGGCTTGATGCGGCTAAAGTTCTGCTCGATTTGCTCAAGCGGGCTGAAAAGGCATATGAAGCTGAAAATGCATTTGAAGCTGCAAGAGATCATAAAATTGGTCCTCTAGCTACATCCCCTTGA